Proteins from a single region of Diaphorobacter limosus:
- a CDS encoding histidine phosphatase family protein produces MQTTRIIAIRHGETAWNVDTRIQGHLDIPLNDTGLWQARQVGQALADEPVAAIYSSDLQRAYATAQAVAQATGAPLTPERGLRERGFGDFQGRTFQQIERESPEQALRWRKRDPHFVPDGGGESLVTLRERIACTVDEIAARHCGQQVVLVAHGGVMDVLYRLATRLDLQAPRTWQLTNAAINRLLWTGGNGLTLVGWADTQHLEQHSRDEIHS; encoded by the coding sequence ATGCAGACCACCCGCATCATCGCCATACGCCACGGTGAGACCGCCTGGAACGTGGACACGCGCATCCAGGGCCATCTGGACATTCCGCTGAACGACACCGGCCTGTGGCAGGCGCGCCAGGTCGGCCAGGCGCTGGCCGACGAGCCCGTGGCCGCCATCTACAGCAGCGACCTGCAGCGCGCCTACGCCACGGCCCAGGCCGTGGCCCAGGCCACGGGCGCGCCCCTCACGCCCGAACGCGGCCTGCGCGAGCGCGGCTTTGGCGACTTCCAGGGCCGCACCTTCCAGCAGATCGAGCGCGAATCGCCCGAACAGGCGCTGCGCTGGCGCAAGCGCGACCCACATTTCGTGCCCGATGGCGGCGGCGAGTCCCTCGTCACGCTGCGCGAGCGCATCGCCTGCACCGTCGATGAGATCGCCGCGCGACACTGTGGCCAGCAGGTCGTGCTGGTGGCCCATGGCGGCGTGATGGACGTGCTGTACCGCCTGGCCACGCGCCTGGACCTGCAGGCGCCGCGCACCTGGCAGCTGACCAACGCCGCCATCAACCGCCTGCTGTGGACGGGCGGCAACGGCCTGACGCTGGTGGGCTGGGCGGACACCCAGCACCTGGAACAGCACAGCCGCGATGAGATTCACTCCTGA
- a CDS encoding DNA-binding protein: MFGELQALEHLLDTPKDEIGLALMDEQLPKRVRGKSGTPSGAL, translated from the coding sequence GTGTTCGGTGAACTTCAGGCCTTGGAGCATCTGCTGGACACGCCCAAGGATGAAATCGGCCTGGCGCTGATGGATGAGCAGCTGCCCAAGCGGGTGCGCGGCAAGTCGGGCACCCCCTCGGGAGCCCTGTGA
- a CDS encoding sulfate ABC transporter substrate-binding protein — translation MTQRRHLLRHSLALAVAAALPPLPALAQDAQFLNVSYDPTRELYAEFNQAFARHWAAKTGQRPQLRQSHGGSGKQARSVIDGLDADVVTLALGGDIDALARQGLLAADWQKRLPHNSAPYTSTIVFLVKKGNPKAIKDWDDLARPGVQVITPNPKTSGGARWNYLAAWEFARRNAAGGGAGNGAGEAQARDFVARLYRNVPVLDSGARGATMTFVQRGMGDVLLAWENEAFMALKEFGRDRFEIVAPSVSMLAEPAVAVVDRVVQKKGTRALAEAYLQHLYSDEGQEIAARHHYRPRSDKVRAQYAARFPRLTLATIDQAFGGWSQAHKDHFADGASFDQIYNKH, via the coding sequence ATGACCCAACGTCGCCACCTTCTCCGCCATTCCCTGGCCCTAGCGGTCGCAGCGGCCCTGCCGCCCCTGCCCGCCCTGGCCCAGGACGCGCAGTTCCTCAACGTCTCCTACGACCCGACGCGCGAGCTGTACGCTGAGTTCAACCAGGCCTTCGCCCGCCACTGGGCCGCCAAGACCGGCCAGAGGCCGCAGTTGCGCCAGTCGCACGGCGGCTCGGGCAAGCAGGCGCGCTCCGTCATCGACGGCCTGGACGCCGACGTGGTCACGCTGGCGCTGGGCGGCGACATCGACGCGCTGGCGCGCCAGGGCCTGCTGGCGGCCGACTGGCAAAAGCGCCTGCCGCACAACTCGGCGCCCTACACCTCGACCATCGTGTTTCTGGTGAAGAAGGGCAACCCCAAGGCCATCAAGGACTGGGACGACCTGGCCAGGCCCGGCGTACAGGTCATCACGCCGAATCCCAAGACCAGCGGTGGCGCGCGCTGGAACTATCTGGCGGCCTGGGAGTTCGCCCGGCGCAACGCCGCGGGCGGCGGCGCTGGCAATGGCGCGGGCGAGGCGCAGGCCCGCGACTTCGTCGCCCGCCTGTACCGCAACGTGCCGGTGCTGGACAGCGGCGCGCGCGGCGCCACCATGACCTTCGTGCAGCGCGGCATGGGCGATGTGCTGCTGGCCTGGGAGAACGAGGCCTTCATGGCGCTCAAGGAATTCGGCCGTGATCGCTTCGAGATCGTGGCGCCCTCCGTTTCCATGCTGGCCGAGCCCGCCGTGGCCGTGGTGGACAGGGTGGTGCAGAAAAAAGGCACGCGCGCGCTGGCCGAGGCCTATCTGCAGCATCTGTACTCCGACGAGGGCCAGGAGATCGCCGCGCGCCACCACTACCGCCCGCGCAGCGACAAGGTACGCGCCCAATACGCGGCCCGGTTCCCCCGGCTCACGCTGGCGACCATAGACCAGGCCTTCGGCGGCTGGTCCCAGGCGCACAAGGATCACTTTGCCGATGGCGCGAGCTTTGACCAGATCTACAACAAGCATTGA
- a CDS encoding Uma2 family endonuclease yields the protein MGAPKHAAARYTYGEYLHWPDDVRYELIDGQAWMMAPAPTIEHQDIAGDIYFQLRQALEGAPCRVLIAPVDVRLPRSGEADDDIDTVVQPDVLLVCDSAKIDRRGVRGAPDWVAEVLSPSTAARDQIAKRRIYERAGVREYWLVHPTDRTLTVHWLVDGRYGIPEISELKGSTALAILPEVAIAWDALVARLPPVEP from the coding sequence ATGGGAGCACCGAAGCACGCCGCCGCCCGCTACACCTATGGCGAGTACCTGCATTGGCCGGACGATGTGCGCTATGAGCTGATCGACGGGCAGGCCTGGATGATGGCGCCAGCGCCCACCATTGAGCATCAGGACATTGCGGGGGATATTTACTTTCAGCTACGGCAAGCGCTCGAAGGCGCTCCCTGCCGTGTGCTGATTGCCCCGGTGGACGTGCGCCTGCCCCGCAGCGGCGAGGCCGACGACGACATAGACACCGTGGTCCAGCCCGATGTGCTGCTGGTGTGCGACAGCGCAAAAATAGACCGCCGCGGCGTGCGCGGCGCGCCCGACTGGGTGGCGGAGGTGCTCTCGCCCAGCACGGCGGCGCGCGACCAGATCGCCAAGCGCCGCATCTACGAGCGCGCCGGCGTGCGCGAATACTGGCTGGTGCACCCGACGGATCGCACGCTCACCGTGCACTGGCTGGTCGATGGGCGTTACGGCATTCCCGAAATATCCGAACTCAAGGGCAGCACGGCGCTGGCCATACTGCCCGAAGTCGCCATCGCCTGGGATGCACTGGTGGCGCGACTGCCGCCGGTGGAGCCTTGA
- the ruvB gene encoding Holliday junction branch migration DNA helicase RuvB, with product MIIHTDDFAPTLSKRMVSAAPASPQEEAQERALRPKLLQEYVGQAKAREQLEIFIGAARKRAEALDHVLLFGPPGLGKTTLSHIIAAELGVNLRQTSGPVLEKPKDLAALLTNLEKNDVLFIDEIHRLSPVVEEILYPALEDYQIDIMIGEGPAARSIKLDLQPFTLVGATTRAGMLTNPLRDRFGIVARLEFYTPEELTLIVMRSAGLLGAPIDEAGGAEIARRSRGTPRIANRLLRRVRDYADVKGDGRITLDIARRALAMLDVDPQGFDVMDRKLLEAVIHRFDGGPVGLDNIAASIGEESGTIEDVIEPYLIQQGYLQRTPRGRIATLAAYRHLGVAAPQQGQGGGLF from the coding sequence GTGATCATTCACACCGACGACTTCGCCCCCACATTGAGCAAGCGCATGGTCTCGGCCGCGCCGGCCTCGCCGCAGGAGGAGGCGCAAGAGCGCGCCCTGCGCCCCAAGCTGCTGCAGGAATACGTGGGCCAGGCCAAGGCGCGCGAGCAGCTGGAAATCTTCATAGGCGCCGCCAGGAAGCGCGCCGAGGCGCTGGACCATGTGCTGCTATTCGGCCCGCCTGGCTTAGGAAAAACCACCCTCAGCCACATCATCGCCGCCGAGCTCGGCGTGAACCTGCGCCAGACCAGCGGCCCGGTGCTGGAAAAACCCAAGGATCTGGCGGCGCTGCTGACCAACCTGGAAAAGAACGACGTCCTGTTCATCGACGAGATCCACCGCCTGTCCCCGGTGGTGGAAGAAATCCTCTACCCCGCGCTGGAGGACTACCAGATCGACATCATGATCGGCGAGGGCCCGGCCGCGCGCTCGATCAAGCTGGACCTGCAGCCCTTCACCCTGGTAGGCGCCACCACGCGCGCCGGCATGCTGACCAACCCGCTGCGCGACCGCTTCGGCATCGTCGCGCGGCTGGAGTTCTACACGCCCGAAGAGCTGACGCTGATCGTCATGCGCTCGGCCGGCCTGCTGGGCGCGCCGATAGACGAGGCGGGTGGCGCGGAAATCGCCCGCCGCTCGCGCGGCACGCCGCGCATCGCCAACCGCCTGCTGCGCCGCGTGCGCGACTACGCTGATGTGAAGGGCGACGGGCGCATCACCCTCGATATCGCCCGGCGCGCCCTGGCCATGCTGGACGTGGACCCGCAGGGCTTCGACGTGATGGACAGAAAGCTCTTGGAGGCCGTGATCCACCGCTTCGACGGCGGCCCCGTGGGGCTGGACAACATAGCGGCCAGCATCGGCGAGGAGTCGGGCACCATCGAGGACGTGATCGAGCCCTACCTGATCCAGCAGGGCTACCTGCAGCGCACCCCGCGTGGGCGCATCGCCACGCTGGCCGCCTACCGCCACCTGGGCGTGGCGGCGCCGCAGCAGGGGCAGGGGGGCGGGTTGTTTTGA
- a CDS encoding trypsin-like serine peptidase, whose protein sequence is MRITLGALQSLKEAAVQAGTGPKLVGEARAVSAAATPDQTQRLLRWEGTATGGRVAALSVSAENALGLRLGVQVNALPEQAVLRVYSQARPATVYQILGKDVLRHVLRNTQAEGSTSDARTWWTPEMRSDEVTLEIELPMGVPAQAVDIALPSVSHIFAELEPSAEPTVEAKINESGSCNLDAVCDAGLATQSNAVARMLFTVGGKTYRCTGTLLNDARGSGTPYFLSANHCISSQAAASSMQTDWFYQSSGCNARALSSRATTLYNGAVLLYASGSTDVSFMRLNDAAPAGAFFAGWDASATAQPGQAPVVGLHHPAGDMLKTSKGLVVGQTSCFSTTGSQFGCIGDTGNFYRVAWSAGTTQGGSSGSALFTSDGRYVVGTLFGGAASCSSTSSPDYYGRFDVSYNQALKNWLGVQSSGESSSAALITPFEEILRVLRTL, encoded by the coding sequence GTGCGCATCACCCTGGGCGCGCTGCAGTCGCTCAAAGAGGCTGCGGTTCAGGCGGGCACGGGTCCCAAGTTGGTTGGAGAGGCGCGAGCGGTGTCTGCTGCTGCCACCCCTGATCAGACCCAGCGGCTGTTGCGGTGGGAGGGCACTGCCACAGGAGGGCGGGTGGCAGCCCTTAGTGTGAGCGCCGAGAACGCCTTAGGCCTGCGACTGGGGGTGCAGGTGAACGCGCTGCCTGAACAGGCTGTGCTGCGTGTTTATAGCCAGGCACGCCCCGCAACGGTTTACCAGATTCTGGGCAAGGATGTGCTGCGGCATGTGTTGCGCAACACCCAGGCCGAAGGGAGTACCTCGGACGCGCGCACATGGTGGACCCCGGAGATGAGATCCGATGAGGTCACACTCGAAATCGAATTGCCGATGGGTGTGCCCGCACAGGCGGTGGACATAGCACTGCCCTCCGTTTCGCACATTTTCGCCGAATTGGAACCTTCTGCCGAACCAACCGTGGAAGCTAAGATCAACGAATCGGGATCATGCAATCTTGATGCCGTGTGCGATGCGGGCTTGGCCACCCAGAGTAATGCGGTGGCGCGCATGCTGTTCACGGTAGGAGGCAAGACATACAGGTGCACCGGCACGTTGCTCAACGATGCGAGGGGTTCCGGTACGCCATATTTTCTAAGCGCCAACCATTGCATTTCGTCCCAGGCTGCCGCTTCGTCCATGCAGACCGATTGGTTTTACCAGTCGTCCGGGTGTAATGCGCGGGCGCTATCAAGCCGCGCGACTACGCTCTATAACGGCGCCGTGCTGCTCTATGCCAGCGGCAGCACGGATGTTTCCTTCATGCGCCTGAACGACGCGGCACCCGCAGGCGCTTTTTTCGCCGGGTGGGACGCCTCTGCAACGGCGCAACCCGGTCAGGCGCCCGTTGTGGGTTTGCACCATCCCGCCGGTGACATGCTCAAGACGAGCAAAGGCCTGGTAGTTGGGCAGACCAGTTGCTTCAGCACAACTGGTAGCCAGTTCGGGTGTATTGGCGATACCGGGAATTTTTACAGAGTAGCCTGGAGCGCAGGTACCACGCAAGGTGGAAGCAGCGGCTCGGCATTGTTCACCAGCGACGGTCGCTACGTGGTGGGAACGTTGTTTGGTGGAGCGGCATCGTGCTCCAGCACCAGTAGTCCAGATTACTATGGACGGTTCGATGTGTCATACAACCAGGCACTCAAAAACTGGTTGGGAGTGCAAAGCTCGGGCGAATCAAGCTCTGCTGCTTTGATTACGCCGTTTGAGGAAATCCTGCGCGTTTTGCGAACCTTGTGA
- a CDS encoding DUF2760 domain-containing protein, whose translation MSTPIHPSFLNRMAIAIGSFFAILANARLAGDVHRLRTGDPLAADVPPKEVRVEVPVEKIIETRVEVPVEKIVEKRVEVATNTAALQLLGLLQREARFVDFIQEDVAPYSDAEIGAAARVVHGGCRKLLAEHFTLAPVRAEAEGSRITLQAGFDATAVRLTGNVVGQAPFTGTLSHRGWRVAEVRLPQLTDARAAAIIAQAEVEL comes from the coding sequence ATGAGCACCCCCATACACCCCTCCTTCCTCAACCGCATGGCCATCGCCATCGGCAGCTTTTTCGCCATCCTGGCCAACGCCCGCCTGGCCGGCGACGTCCACCGCCTGCGCACGGGCGACCCCCTGGCCGCCGACGTGCCGCCCAAGGAGGTGCGCGTGGAGGTGCCGGTAGAGAAAATCATCGAGACCCGCGTCGAGGTGCCGGTTGAGAAGATCGTCGAGAAGCGTGTGGAGGTGGCCACCAACACCGCCGCCCTGCAACTGCTGGGCCTGCTGCAGCGCGAGGCGCGCTTTGTCGATTTCATCCAGGAAGACGTGGCACCCTACAGCGACGCCGAGATTGGCGCGGCAGCGCGCGTGGTGCATGGCGGCTGCCGCAAGCTGCTGGCCGAGCATTTCACTTTGGCGCCCGTGCGAGCCGAGGCCGAGGGCAGCCGCATCACGCTGCAGGCCGGTTTTGACGCCACGGCCGTGCGCCTGACGGGCAACGTGGTGGGCCAGGCGCCATTCACCGGCACCTTGAGCCACCGCGGCTGGCGCGTGGCCGAGGTGCGCCTGCCGCAGCTGACCGATGCCAGGGCCGCCGCCATCATCGCCCAGGCGGAGGTGGAGCTGTGA
- a CDS encoding Hsp70 family protein: protein MTIKTIANGAPSTGAAAVFSIGIDLGTTHCALSYVDMQASDGETVVQRVLDIPQLTAPASVEGRPLLPSFLYLPHESELSPADLALPWGASQDAVAGEFARQRGAATPIRLVASAKSWLCHPGVDRRAPLLPADAPPEVERISPLAASTRYLQHLRQAWDAAHPGAPFDQQDITVTIPASFDPAARELTAEACRAAGYQQLTLLEEPQAALYSWIQASGGGWRKQVAHGDVILVVDVGGGTTDLSLIAVLEQGGNLQLQRVAVGEHILLGGDNMDLALAYGVARKLAAEGRQLDAWQTRALAHGCRAAKEQLLADDALQAVPVVVPSRGSKLIGGSIRTEVTRAEVLALLVEGFFPPVAVSDKPQTRARAALTQLGLPYAQDAAVTRHLAAFLSRQAGAVEQVEGLQGQPGASFLHPTAILFNGGVLKARQIEQRILEVVNGWLSAEGAPPARLLEGANLDLAVARGAAYYGHVRRGRGVRIRGGTAQSYYVGVESNMPAIPGMEPPISALCLAPFGMEEGTEVALDAQEFGLVVGQPVRLRFFGSSMRRQDAVGSVLDFWGPEELVELQQIEAQLPAEGRTPGEVVAVQLLARVTDIGTLELLAVPVGGSERWKVEFDVRAQAEEA from the coding sequence GTGACTATAAAAACAATAGCTAATGGCGCACCATCCACGGGCGCTGCAGCCGTATTTTCCATTGGAATCGACCTGGGCACCACGCACTGCGCCCTGTCCTATGTGGACATGCAGGCCAGCGACGGCGAGACGGTCGTGCAGCGGGTGCTGGACATTCCCCAGCTCACGGCCCCGGCCAGCGTGGAAGGCCGCCCGCTGCTGCCCTCCTTTTTGTACCTGCCGCACGAGAGCGAGCTCAGCCCCGCCGACCTGGCCCTGCCCTGGGGCGCCAGTCAGGATGCCGTAGCCGGCGAGTTCGCGCGCCAGCGCGGCGCGGCCACGCCGATACGCCTGGTGGCCAGCGCCAAGAGCTGGCTCTGCCACCCCGGCGTGGATAGGCGCGCGCCGCTGCTGCCGGCCGACGCGCCGCCCGAGGTAGAGCGCATATCCCCCCTGGCCGCCAGCACCCGCTACCTGCAGCACCTGCGCCAGGCCTGGGACGCGGCCCACCCCGGGGCGCCGTTCGACCAGCAGGACATCACCGTCACCATCCCCGCATCCTTCGACCCGGCCGCGCGCGAGCTGACGGCCGAGGCCTGCCGCGCCGCCGGCTACCAGCAGCTGACCCTGCTGGAGGAACCCCAGGCCGCGCTCTATAGCTGGATTCAGGCCAGCGGCGGCGGCTGGCGCAAGCAGGTGGCGCATGGCGACGTGATCCTGGTGGTGGACGTGGGCGGCGGCACCACCGACCTGTCGCTGATCGCCGTGCTGGAGCAGGGCGGCAACCTGCAGTTGCAGCGCGTGGCCGTGGGCGAGCACATCTTGCTCGGCGGCGACAACATGGATCTGGCCCTGGCCTACGGCGTGGCGCGCAAACTGGCGGCCGAGGGCCGGCAGCTGGACGCCTGGCAGACCCGCGCCCTGGCGCACGGCTGCCGCGCCGCCAAGGAACAGCTGCTGGCCGATGACGCCCTGCAGGCCGTGCCCGTGGTCGTGCCCAGCCGCGGCAGCAAACTGATCGGCGGCAGCATCCGCACCGAGGTCACGCGTGCCGAGGTGCTGGCACTGCTGGTGGAGGGCTTCTTCCCCCCGGTCGCGGTCAGCGACAAGCCGCAGACCCGCGCCCGCGCCGCGCTCACGCAGCTGGGCCTGCCCTATGCGCAGGACGCGGCGGTGACGCGCCACCTGGCGGCCTTTCTGTCGCGCCAGGCCGGCGCCGTGGAGCAGGTCGAGGGCCTGCAGGGCCAGCCGGGCGCGAGCTTTCTGCACCCCACGGCCATTCTGTTCAACGGCGGCGTGCTGAAGGCGCGACAGATCGAGCAGCGCATCCTGGAGGTCGTGAACGGCTGGCTCAGCGCCGAGGGCGCGCCGCCCGCGCGCCTGCTGGAGGGCGCCAACCTGGACCTGGCCGTGGCGCGTGGCGCCGCCTACTACGGCCATGTGCGGCGCGGCCGCGGCGTGCGCATACGCGGCGGCACGGCGCAGAGTTATTACGTCGGCGTGGAGAGCAACATGCCCGCCATCCCCGGCATGGAGCCGCCCATCAGCGCCCTGTGCCTGGCGCCCTTTGGCATGGAGGAGGGCACGGAGGTGGCGCTGGACGCCCAGGAATTCGGCCTGGTGGTGGGCCAGCCGGTGCGCCTGCGCTTCTTTGGCTCCAGCATGCGCCGCCAGGACGCCGTGGGCAGCGTGCTCGACTTCTGGGGCCCCGAGGAGCTGGTGGAGCTGCAGCAGATCGAAGCCCAGCTGCCCGCCGAAGGCCGCACGCCGGGCGAGGTGGTGGCCGTGCAACTGCTCGCGCGCGTGACCGACATCGGCACGCTGGAGCTGCTGGCCGTGCCGGTGGGGGGCAGCGAGCGCTGGAAGGTGGAGTTCGACGTACGGGCACAGGCCGAGGAAGCCTGA